A stretch of Metabacillus sp. FJAT-52054 DNA encodes these proteins:
- a CDS encoding oligosaccharide flippase family protein: MDNGNVKLATIISYSTLIVGTILSLVILPYIINTLGSVEYGLFTLINSIIAYIYLIDMGLGSAIVRYNSKYLAKNDFEGLKSLNGMFLIIYGCMSLIGLLIGLTIYYNLDFIFNRGLTKLEIEMTKGMFLIALINIVTSFPLSIFTGIITAHERFVFLKVLTAIRTILNPILMLTVLTSGYDAIGIIIASTIFNIILGLINVFYSFSVLKIKFVFKKIEVQLFKEIVKYSFYVFLGVLAYNIFWSTDLFVIGIYVSASSIAIYSVGSQLNGYFTNFSKIISSMFLPRLTKLNAINKNDRETMELLIKVSRIQFFISFFMLIGFILVGKQFILIWTNEEYYLAYYIALIIMVSQVFSIIQALFAPMLEALNKHKIKSLIYLAVAFINLILTLILVQIWGIIGSAIGTAIGMFINAIANNIYYTISLKLDMKYYWLQVLKLLFPSIVAWLLGYSLTKIIIINSYLSLGIFISIFSFLYLLVFWYTGFNSFEKSIIKSPFRKGKENIFTIVKR; the protein is encoded by the coding sequence ATGGATAATGGTAATGTAAAATTAGCTACCATAATATCTTATTCTACCCTAATAGTTGGCACTATATTATCATTAGTAATTCTACCATATATAATTAATACACTTGGAAGTGTTGAGTATGGTTTATTCACTCTTATTAATTCAATAATTGCATATATATATTTAATTGATATGGGGTTAGGTAGTGCTATTGTTAGGTATAATTCAAAATATTTAGCGAAAAATGATTTTGAAGGTTTAAAATCCCTTAATGGAATGTTTTTGATTATTTATGGCTGCATGAGTTTAATAGGATTATTAATAGGTTTAACTATCTATTATAATTTAGATTTTATATTTAATAGGGGATTAACAAAATTAGAAATTGAAATGACAAAAGGAATGTTCTTAATAGCACTTATAAATATAGTGACGTCATTCCCCCTCTCTATATTTACAGGGATAATTACGGCTCATGAAAGATTTGTGTTTCTAAAGGTATTAACAGCTATAAGAACTATATTAAATCCAATATTAATGTTAACTGTATTAACATCAGGCTATGACGCAATTGGAATCATTATAGCTTCAACTATATTTAATATTATCTTAGGACTTATAAATGTGTTTTATAGTTTTAGTGTTTTAAAAATAAAGTTTGTTTTCAAAAAAATTGAAGTTCAACTATTTAAAGAGATAGTAAAGTATTCATTTTATGTATTTTTAGGTGTATTAGCTTATAACATATTTTGGAGTACTGATTTATTTGTTATAGGAATTTATGTAAGTGCCTCTTCTATTGCAATATATTCTGTTGGTAGTCAATTAAATGGCTATTTTACTAACTTTTCTAAAATTATTTCTAGCATGTTTTTGCCAAGACTCACCAAACTAAATGCTATTAATAAAAATGATAGAGAAACAATGGAATTGTTGATTAAAGTATCACGAATTCAATTTTTTATAAGCTTTTTTATGTTAATAGGATTTATATTAGTTGGAAAGCAATTTATTCTGATTTGGACAAATGAAGAATATTATTTAGCATATTATATAGCTTTAATAATTATGGTTTCTCAAGTTTTTTCTATAATACAAGCATTGTTTGCACCCATGCTTGAGGCGCTAAATAAACATAAAATAAAATCATTAATATATTTAGCTGTAGCATTTATTAATCTTATATTAACGTTAATATTGGTTCAAATTTGGGGGATTATAGGCTCTGCAATTGGTACTGCAATAGGAATGTTTATAAATGCTATCGCTAATAACATTTACTACACAATAAGTCTTAAACTTGATATGAAATATTATTGGTTACAAGTTTTAAAGCTTCTTTTTCCTTCTATAGTCGCTTGGCTATTGGGATACAGCTTAACTAAGATAATAATTATAAATTCATATTTATCATTAGGCATATTTATCTCGATTTTTAGTTTTTTATATCTATTAGTATTTTGGTATACAGGGTTTAATAGTTTTGAGAAAAGTATCATTAAAAGTCCTTTCAGGAAAGGTAAAGAAAACATATTTACTATAGTAAAACGATAA